The proteins below come from a single Onychomys torridus chromosome 18, mOncTor1.1, whole genome shotgun sequence genomic window:
- the Dna2 gene encoding DNA replication ATP-dependent helicase/nuclease DNA2, with product MEPLDDLDLLQLLEEEEGGGAEAAPRAEVVQKKVEAFFPKTVLSRGEDNRYLVLAVETGQNERGDEEKRLVITASREGEHQELCILRNGWCSVPVEPGDIVHLEGNCTSETWIIDDGFGYFILYPDMLISGTSVASSIRCVRRAVLSETFRVSDPATRQMLIGTILHEVFQKAVSESFAPEKLQELASQTVQEIRHLKEMYRLNLSPDEVKCEVEEYLPSFSKWAEDFMRKGPPAEFPQMHLSVPSDGSHRSSFCNIEVTKSLDIEESIWSPRFGLKGKIDVTVGVKIHRDCKTRYKIMPLELKTGKESNSIEHRSQVVLYTLLSQERRDDPEAGWLLYLKTGQMYPVPANHLDRRELLKLRDQLAFSLLHRVSRDASGEETRLSPLPQIIEEEKTCKYCSQMGNCALYSRAVEEEVDDTSVPEGMLSKIQEETRHLKPTHLKYFSLWCLMLTLESQSKDNRKNHQNIWLMPASEMEEGGNCIGNLVRTKPVKRFCDGQYLHDFHRKNGAMPATNLMAGDRIILSGEERKLFALSKGYVKEINGVAVTCLLDRNLSTLPGTTLFRLDREEKNCDIDTPLGNLSKLMENTDTSKRLRELIIDFKEPQFIPYLSSVLPHDAKDTVANILKGLNKPQRQAMKKVLLSKDYTLIVGMPGTGKTTTICALVRILSACGFSVLLTSYTHSAVDNILLKLAKFKIGFLRLGQPHKVHPDIQKFTEEEICRSRSIKSLALLEELYNSHLIVATTCMGINHPVFSRKTFDFCIVDEASQISQPVCLGPLFFSRRFVLVGDHQQLPPLVLNREARALGMSESLFKRLEQNKAAVVQLTVQYRMNSKIMSLSNKLTYDGKLECGSDKVANAVITLPNFKDVRLSLELYAGYSDNPWLAGVFEPDNPVCFLNTDKVPAPEQIENGGVSNITEARLIVFLTSVFIKAGCSPSNIGIIAPYRQQLRTIHDFLARSSVGMVEVNTVDKYQGRDKSLILVSFVRSNQDGTLGELLKDWRRLNVAITRAKHKLILLGSVTSLRRFPPLEKFFHHLNTERLIMDLPSREHESLCHVLGDLQRE from the exons GTGTTCGGTCCCAGTGGAGCCAGGGGACATCGTTCACCTGGAGGGGAACTGCACATCTGAGACGTGGATAATAGATGACGGCTTTGGGTATTTTATTCTGTACCCAGACATGCTGATCTCTGGCACAAGTGTGGCCAGTAGTATTCGGTGTGTAAGAAGAGCTGTCCTGAGCGAGACTTTCAGG GTCTCTGATCCAGCCACTCGCCAGATGCTGATTGGTACGATTCTCCACGAGGTCTTTCAAAAAGCCGTAAGTGAGAGCTTTGCCCCAGAAAAGCTGCAAGAACTTGCTTCTCAAACTGTCCAAGAGATAAGGCATTTGAAGGAAAT GTACCGCTTAAATCTGAGTCCAGATGAAGTGAAATGTGAAGTTGAGGAGTATCTCCCCTCCTTCTCTAAGTGGGCTGAGGACTTCATGCGTAAGGGCCCGCCCGCTGAATTTCCTCAGATGCATCTCTCTGT gCCAAGTGATGGTAGTCACAGAAGTTCATTTTGTAACATCGAAGTAACGAAGTCCCTGGATATTGAAGAAAGCATCTGGTCCCCTAGGTTTGGATTGAAGGGCAAAATAGACGTCACAGTTGGTGTCAAAATACATCGAGATTGTAAAACAAGATATAAGATAATGCCACTGGAGCTTAAAACTGGCAAAGAATCTAATTCTATTGAACACCGAAGTCAG GTGGTCCTGTACACACTGCTAAGCCAGGAGAGACGAGACGACCCTGAGGCTGGCTGGCTTCTCTACCTCAAGACCGGGCAGATGTACCCTGTGCCCGCCAACCATCTGGACAGAAGAG AACTGCTGAAGCTCAGGGACCAGCTGGCGTTCTCTCTGCTGCACCGTGTGAGCCGAGATGCTTCTGGGGAGGAGACACGGCTTTCTCCCTTGCCACAAATAATCGAGGAAGAGAAAACCTGTAAATATTGTTCACAGATGGGCAACTGTGCTCTTTATAGCAG AGCAGTTGAAGAAGAGGTGGACGACACTTCCGTCCCAGAGGGCATGCTGTCCAAAATCCAAGAGGAAACACGGCACCTGAAGCCAACACACTTGAAGTATTTCAGCCTGTGGTGTCTCATGCTAACCTTGGAGTCACAATCTAAAGATAACAGAAAGAATCACCAAAACATCTGGTTAATGCCTGCTTCCGAAAT ggaggagggaggcaacTGCATTGGAAACCTGGTCCGGACCAAGCCAGTGAAGAGATTTTGTGATGGACAGTACTTACATGACTTTCATCGGAAAAACGGTGCCATGCCGGCCACCAATCTGATGGCCGGTGACAGGATTATTTTaagtggagaagagaggaaactgTTCGCTCTGTCTAAAGGCTACGTGAAGGAGATTAACGGGGTAGCAGTTACCTGCTTGCTAGACAG GAACTTGTCGACACTCCCAGGAACAACATTGTTCAGATTAGACCgggaagaaaaaaattgtgaTATAGATACTCCACTAGGAAATCTCTCTAAATTGATGGAAAACACCGACACCAG cAAAAGACTTCGAGAATTAATCATTGATTTCAAGGAACCTCAGTTTATACCCTACCTCAGCTCCGTTCTTCCACACGATGCCAAGGATACAGTGGCCAACATTCTAAAGG GTTTGAAtaaacctcagaggcaagccatGAAGAAAGTCCTTCTTTCAAAAGACTACACGCTCATCGTGGGGATGCCAGGGACCGGAAAGACAACTACAATATGTGCTCTT GTAAGGATCCTCTCTGCCTGTGGCTTCAGTGTCCTGTTGACCAGCTATACACATTCTGCTGTTGACAATATTCTCTTGAAGTTAGCCAAGTTTAAAATAGGATTTTTGCGCTTGGGTCAGCCTCATAAGGTCCATCCAGATATCCAGAAGTTTACAGAGGAGGAGATTTGCAGATCAAGGTCCATTAAGTCCTTAGCCCTTCTAGAAGAACTCTATAACAGTCAC ctcATAGTTGCAACAACCTGTATGGGCATAAACCATCCAGTATTTTCGAGGAAAACCTTCGATTTTTGTATTGTGGATGAAGCCTCTCAAATCAGCCAGCCCGTTTGCCTGGGCCCCCTTTTTTTCTCTCGGAGATTTGTGTTGGTGGGAGACCATCAGCAGCTTCCCCCCCTGGTTCTAAACCGCGAAGCAAG AGCTCTGGGTATGAGCGAGAGCTTGTTCAAGAGGCTGGAGCAGAACAAGGCCGCCGTGGTGCAGTTGACGGTGCAGTACAGGATGAacag CAAGATCATGTCCTTAAGCAATAAGCTCACGTACGACGGGAAGCTGGAGTGTGGATCCGACAAAGTGGCCAACGCAGTGATAACCCTGCCCAACTTCAAGGACGTCAGGCTGAGCCTGGAGCTTTACGCCGGTTATTCCGATAACCCCTGGCTGGCGGGAGTATTTGAGCCAGACAATCCTGTTTGCTTTCTTAATACAGATAAG GTCCCAGCTCCAGAACAAATTGAAAATGGTGGCGTGAGCAACATCACAGAAGCCAGACTCATCGTCTTTCTAACCTCAGTTTTTATTAAG GCTGGCTGCAGCCCCTCCAACATCGGCATCATTGCGCCATACAGACAGCAGCTAAGGACCATCCATGACTTCCTGGCTCGCTCTTCTGTCGGCATGGTCGAGGTTAACACGGTGGACAAGTACCAAGGAAGGGACAAGAGCCTCATCCTGGTGTCCTTCGTCAGGAGTAATCAGGATGGAACT CTTGGCGAGCTGCTGAAGGATTGGCGACGGCTCAATGTGGCGATCACCAGAGCCAAGCACAAGTTGATCCTCCTGGGCAGCGTGACCTCGCTGCGGCGCTTCCCGCCTTTGGAGAAGTTCTTTCACCATCTGAACACGGAGCGCTTA ATCATGGACCTTCCGTCAAGGGAGCATGAGAGTCTCTGCCACGTGCTGGGTGATCTTCAAAGAGAGTGA